A region from the Vicia villosa cultivar HV-30 ecotype Madison, WI linkage group LG3, Vvil1.0, whole genome shotgun sequence genome encodes:
- the LOC131662440 gene encoding glucose-6-phosphate/phosphate translocator 2, chloroplastic-like, whose protein sequence is MISSLRQPSISISVSDVVLGKRHATLVQPQSFLPCLARGKSQRSVVSLKKPLHLACVGVGNFGPVKNFESFGKTDLVKCGAYEADGSEVEGGGVGAPSEAAKKVKIGIYFATWWALNVVFNIYNKKVLNAYPYPWLTSTLSLACGSLMMLISWATRIAEAPKTDLEFWKTLFPVAVAHTIGHVAATVSMSKVAVSFTHIIKSGEPAFSVLVSRFVLGETFPVPVYLSLLPIIGGCALAAVTELNFNMIGFMGAMISNLAFVFRNIFSKKGMKGKSVSGMNYYACLSILSLAILTPFAIAVEGPAMWAAGWQTALSEIGPQFIWWVAAQSIFYHLYNQVSYMSLDEISPLTFSIGNTMKRISVIVSSIIIFHTPIQPVNALGAAIAVFGTFLYSQAKQ, encoded by the exons ATGATTTCATCATTGAGACAACCTAGTATTTCGATCAGTGTTTCCGATGTTGTTTTAGGGAAAAGACATGCAACCCTAGTTCAACCACAATCGTTTTTACCTTGTCTGGCAAGAGGAAAATCACAGAGATCTGTTGTTTCATTGAAGAAGCCTCTTCATCTTGCATGTGTTGGTGTTGGAAATTTTGGGCcagtgaagaattttgagagtttTGGGAAAACTGATTTGGTGAAGTGTGGAGCTTATGAGGCTGATGGATCAGAGGTTGAAGGTGGTGGTGTTGGAGCACCATCAGAGGCTGCTAAGAAGGTGAAAATTGGGATATATTTTGCGACTTGGTGGGCTTTGAATGTTGTGTTTAATATTTATAACAAGAAGGTTTTGAATGCGTATCCTTACCCTTGGCTTACTTCGACTCTTTCGCTTGCTTGTGGATCGCTTATGATGTTGATCTCTTGGGCTACTAGGATTGCTGAGGCTCCTAAGACTGATCTTGAGTTTTGGAAGACTTTGTTCCCT GTTGCTGTTGCGCACACGATTGGACATGTTGCGGCTACGGTTAGTATGTCCAAAGTTGCGGTATCATTTACGCATATCATCAAGAGTGGCGAGCCTGCTTTTAGTGTTCTTGTTTCGAGGTTTGTTTTAGGCGAGACCTTCCCTGTGCCGGTCTATCTGTCTTTACTTCCAATCATTGGTGGATGTGCACTTGCTGCTGTGACCGAGCTCAATTTCAATATGATCG gttTTATGGGGGCTATGATATCGAATCTGGCATTTGTGTTCCGAAATATCTTTTCCAAAAAGGGGATGAAGGGAAAATCCGTTAGCGGGATGAATTACTATGCTTGTTTATCTATTTTGTCCCTTGCAATTCTCACACCCTTCGCAATCGCCGTGGAAGGACCGGCAATGTGGGCTGCTGGATGGCAAACAGCTCTCTCTGAAATTGGACCCCAATTCATATG GTGGGTGGCAGCTCAGAGTATATTCTATCATCTATACAATCAGGTGTCTTACATGTCGTTGGATGAGATCTCTCCTTTGACATTTAGCATTGGAAACACCATGAAACGTATATCTGTCATCGTATCTTCAATTATCATCTTCCACACACCAATTCAGCCTGTCAATGCTCTCGGAGCCGCAATTGCCGTCTTTGGAACCTTCTTATACTCACAG GCTAAACAATAG